The Kocuria turfanensis genome contains the following window.
CACGGAGCCGGTCGTGGGGCCCTCCGTCTCCCGCACCGGGCTCGGCTACCGGATCGACCGGCGCACCCGCTCCTGAGCCGCGGGCCTGTTCCGTCCGTCCCGGCGCTCCGGTAGCGTGAGCCGCACCACGACCAGGAGGACGACCGTGACCGCACCGCACCCCGACCCGGCGATCCGCGACGACGAGCAGCTGCGCGTCGTGGAGAACGCGGACCTCGACCGCTACGAGCTGTGGAACGGGGAGCAGTTCATCGGCTTCGAGGGCTTCCAGAAGCACGAGGACGGCACGGTCGAGCTGCAGCACACGATCATCGGCGAGCAGTTCGGCCGGCAGGGCTACGCCCGCACGCTCGTCACGCTGCTCCTGGAGGGCTTCCGGGCGCAGGGGACCACCGTGCGGCCCACGTGCACCTACGTCCAGGACTACCTGCACCGCTTCCCCCAGTACCAGGACCTCATCGCCGCCGGCCGCGCGCTGCCCCCCGCCCCGGCGGTCAAGGAGAAGCGGCGTCGCTGGGCCCTGCACCGCTCCCACTAGACTGGGGGCCATGACTTTTCGCTCGGGTGATCAGGTAGGGTTCGTCGGCTGGCGGGGCATGGTGGGCTCCGTGCTCATGCAGCGCATGCAGGAGGAGGGGGACTTCGCCGGCATCACCCCGGTGTTCTTCTCCACCTCGAGCGCCGGCCGGCCTGCCCCCTCGTTCGCCGGGGACGCCGGGGTGCTGCAGGACGCCTA
Protein-coding sequences here:
- a CDS encoding GNAT family N-acetyltransferase; the encoded protein is MTAPHPDPAIRDDEQLRVVENADLDRYELWNGEQFIGFEGFQKHEDGTVELQHTIIGEQFGRQGYARTLVTLLLEGFRAQGTTVRPTCTYVQDYLHRFPQYQDLIAAGRALPPAPAVKEKRRRWALHRSH